A window from Leptospira wolffii serovar Khorat str. Khorat-H2 encodes these proteins:
- the priA gene encoding primosomal protein N': protein MIQYAEVAFDLPILEDSFTYEVPPGTQVGVRVEAKLRGRKEEGIILSLHHNEPNYEVLSVERVVDKTPIVNEEQIQLAYWLKEQYLASLGECIHKMIPAGRRHSKVDLKNGAEETSPLELNEEQKLAYENIKRDFGKDAVHLLFGITGSGKTEVYLHLIRDILKNTNKGVLLLVPEIGLTYHIIRKLDSVFPGQIALLHSALKVSERFKAYTDLLHGRKRIAVGTRSAVFAPIQNLGLVIIDEEHDGSFKEHSTPRYHARQVALHRCRKNSAVLVLGSATPSLEVYHLAKTGKIGMQVLSKRPGAAKPPTIRIEENRKDARLLSSPLTFAIKQRLDKKEQVILLLNRRGYSPLLYSENQKNYIPCPNCTSHLCYHKKGSVICHLCGFTDSLAHLEARLGEKLVLMGTGTQKLEEFLLESFPGAKVERLDQDSIQDKSVLTDVIGRLVNGEIDILTGTQMISKGLDAGRVTLVGVLNAGIGLGLPDFRAGERVFSLLTQVAGRAGRSHLEGEVLIETNTVDHPVIRMALDQDYIRFYESELPIRKELFYPPFSRLVRILSRSKDEEVSLKVIEEVHRILKRHLPEPNTVVLGPAPCPFYKIDANFRNHILIKTTVQNKWRDILREEVRPMKLPKNVYLELDFDPVDLV, encoded by the coding sequence TTGATCCAGTACGCCGAAGTAGCCTTCGACCTTCCGATTTTGGAAGACAGCTTCACTTACGAAGTCCCGCCCGGCACTCAGGTGGGAGTGAGGGTAGAAGCGAAACTCCGAGGCAGAAAAGAAGAAGGCATCATACTTAGCCTGCATCATAACGAACCGAATTACGAAGTTCTTTCGGTCGAACGTGTCGTAGACAAGACTCCAATCGTTAACGAAGAACAGATCCAACTAGCATATTGGTTAAAGGAACAATACCTGGCTTCCCTGGGAGAATGCATCCATAAGATGATCCCCGCGGGTAGAAGACATTCCAAAGTGGATCTAAAAAACGGGGCAGAGGAAACCTCTCCTCTGGAGTTGAACGAAGAACAGAAACTCGCCTACGAAAATATCAAAAGAGACTTCGGAAAGGATGCCGTCCATCTTCTATTCGGGATCACCGGAAGCGGAAAAACGGAAGTTTATCTGCATCTGATCCGGGACATCTTAAAGAACACGAATAAAGGCGTACTACTACTCGTTCCGGAAATCGGATTAACGTATCATATTATCCGAAAACTAGATTCTGTATTCCCGGGGCAGATCGCATTATTGCATTCCGCATTAAAAGTCTCGGAAAGATTCAAGGCGTATACAGATCTTTTGCACGGAAGAAAGAGAATCGCGGTCGGAACCCGCTCCGCGGTATTCGCTCCTATCCAAAATTTAGGACTGGTAATCATAGACGAGGAACACGACGGTTCCTTTAAAGAACATTCCACTCCCAGATACCATGCGAGGCAGGTCGCTTTGCATAGATGTAGGAAGAATTCCGCCGTTTTGGTTTTAGGCTCCGCTACTCCCTCTTTGGAAGTGTATCATTTAGCGAAAACCGGAAAAATAGGAATGCAGGTGCTTTCTAAGAGACCTGGAGCCGCCAAACCTCCGACGATTCGGATCGAGGAGAATAGGAAAGACGCGAGACTCTTAAGTTCTCCGCTTACGTTCGCAATCAAACAAAGGTTGGATAAAAAGGAACAGGTCATTCTTCTCTTGAATCGAAGAGGATACAGCCCTCTTTTGTATTCCGAAAACCAAAAGAATTATATTCCCTGTCCGAATTGCACCTCCCATTTGTGCTATCACAAAAAAGGAAGCGTTATCTGCCATCTCTGCGGATTCACGGACTCCTTGGCTCATCTGGAAGCGAGGTTGGGTGAGAAGCTCGTCCTTATGGGAACTGGAACCCAGAAATTGGAGGAGTTCCTACTCGAATCCTTTCCCGGCGCGAAGGTGGAAAGATTGGACCAGGACTCTATCCAGGACAAGTCGGTCCTTACGGATGTGATCGGAAGACTCGTAAACGGAGAAATCGATATTCTCACCGGAACCCAAATGATTTCGAAAGGACTCGATGCGGGGAGAGTCACTTTAGTGGGAGTCCTAAACGCAGGAATCGGTCTAGGACTTCCTGACTTCCGCGCGGGAGAAAGAGTATTTTCCCTTCTGACACAAGTCGCAGGTAGAGCAGGGCGCTCTCATTTGGAAGGAGAAGTTTTGATCGAAACCAATACGGTGGATCATCCGGTCATCCGAATGGCTTTAGACCAGGACTATATTCGATTTTACGAATCCGAACTTCCGATCCGTAAAGAATTGTTTTATCCTCCGTTTTCCCGGTTGGTAAGGATTCTTTCCCGCTCTAAGGACGAAGAGGTTTCCTTAAAAGTAATAGAAGAGGTGCATAGAATCTTAAAGCGCCATCTTCCCGAACCGAATACTGTCGTTTTGGGTCCGGCTCCTTGTCCCTTCTACAAGATAGACGCGAATTTTAGGAATCATATTCTAATCAAAACGACAGTGCAAAACAAATGGAGAGATATCTTAAGGGAAGAAGTCCGGCCTATGAAACTGCCTAAAAATGTTTACCTCGAATTGGATTTTGATCCAGTGGATCTAGTCTGA
- the trmD gene encoding tRNA (guanosine(37)-N1)-methyltransferase TrmD, whose protein sequence is MKFNFITLFPSKIESYFSEGLQEKAIRNGVFSVNVVHLRDFSNNKHLKVDDTPYGGGPGMLLKVEPIHLALESLGKEKGVVILTTPSGTPFDQKVAEKLAGLQKPITLLSGYYEGVDHRVTEHLVDIELSLGNYVISAGDLASLCIADAVSRLLPGFLGDRESLEEESHNERDVLEYPQYTKPSEYNGWKVPDILLGGNHAAIDSWRNANRKKVDPDITRKL, encoded by the coding sequence ATGAAGTTTAATTTCATCACATTATTCCCTTCCAAGATAGAATCCTATTTTTCGGAGGGACTGCAAGAGAAGGCGATCCGAAACGGAGTGTTCTCCGTGAATGTAGTCCATCTCAGGGACTTCTCCAATAATAAGCATCTCAAGGTGGACGACACTCCTTACGGAGGAGGGCCGGGTATGCTTCTTAAAGTGGAGCCAATCCATTTGGCCTTAGAGTCTCTAGGCAAGGAAAAAGGGGTCGTCATCCTGACCACTCCTTCCGGAACTCCCTTCGATCAGAAGGTCGCAGAGAAGCTAGCGGGGCTCCAAAAGCCGATCACACTCTTATCCGGATATTATGAAGGGGTGGATCATCGAGTTACCGAGCATCTTGTTGACATAGAACTGTCCCTTGGAAATTATGTAATTTCAGCCGGAGATTTGGCTAGCCTTTGCATCGCAGACGCTGTGTCCAGGCTTTTGCCCGGCTTTTTAGGCGACCGAGAGAGCCTGGAAGAAGAATCTCATAACGAGAGGGATGTTCTTGAATATCCCCAATATACGAAACCTTCCGAATACAATGGCTGGAAGGTTCCTGATATACTCTTGGGCGGAAACCACGCGGCGATAGATTCTTGGCGCAATGCCAATCGAAAGAAAGTCGACCCTGATATTACGAGGAAATTATGA
- the rplS gene encoding 50S ribosomal protein L19 — protein sequence MKELLKGGLPTEANRTLNFNVGDTVKVHYKIQESGKERVQVYEGVVISISNGGNGKSFTVRRISYDVGVERVFPLYSPRIAKIELVRKGRVRRSKLFFLRERSGKSARIRELKGGKILVAEDRKRQTVEEAAAAAPAETPAQ from the coding sequence ATGAAAGAACTTCTCAAAGGCGGTTTGCCTACCGAAGCCAATCGTACCCTGAACTTTAATGTCGGGGATACCGTAAAGGTCCACTACAAGATCCAAGAATCCGGTAAGGAAAGGGTTCAGGTTTACGAAGGAGTGGTGATCTCCATCTCCAACGGCGGAAACGGAAAGTCCTTCACCGTTCGTAGGATTTCCTACGATGTGGGCGTAGAGAGGGTATTTCCTCTTTACTCACCAAGAATCGCAAAAATCGAATTAGTACGCAAAGGACGAGTTCGTCGTTCTAAGCTATTCTTCTTAAGAGAGCGTTCCGGAAAATCGGCTCGTATCCGCGAGTTGAAAGGCGGAAAAATTTTGGTCGCTGAAGACAGAAAGCGCCAAACTGTGGAAGAAGCCGCTGCTGCCGCTCCGGCCGAAACTCCCGCTCAATAA
- a CDS encoding KH domain-containing protein, with protein sequence MEDLIRYIVTSLVDHPEEISVTEIEGEEQTVLELRVSPKDVGKVIGKNGRIAKSLRAILTAASIKAGKNFSLEIID encoded by the coding sequence ATGGAAGATCTGATTCGCTATATCGTTACCTCTCTGGTAGATCATCCGGAAGAAATTTCCGTGACCGAGATCGAAGGCGAGGAGCAAACCGTCTTAGAACTTAGGGTTTCCCCCAAAGACGTAGGAAAAGTGATCGGTAAAAACGGTCGTATCGCCAAATCCTTGAGAGCGATTCTAACGGCAGCCTCCATCAAAGCCGGAAAAAACTTTTCCTTGGAAATTATTGACTGA
- a CDS encoding sigma-54-dependent transcriptional regulator translates to MRIFVVDDEPEIRKSLKDILEDESYEVEHFSSGKNFLKQLKIERPSLVLLDVWLGKEDGLSILDECKKIYPTVPVLMISGHGTIELAVQATKKGAMDFLEKPLSIAKVLESVEDALLHSEKFESPEIKLENDEILGNSPAIQKVKFSIAQAAATNARVFIYGENGTGKELVARTIFKNSKRKEQPFVEVNCAAIPEDLIESELFGYVKGAFTGATENRIGKFEAANGGTLFLDEICDMSLSTQAKVLRILQEQRFEKLGSTERVSVDVRIIAATNIPVEEAIRDGKFREDLYYRLNVIPIIIPPLRDRRSDIPLLVDHYVRLTLEENHLPTKIIEKEALNLLESHFWPGNVRELKNVVERLCIMTVGEVIRAQDVKDSLTGFLKANDLAEKGDLKRAKEEFEKQYIIKTLQLNEGNVTKTSKALGIERTHLYRKMKSLGIQAEDIHE, encoded by the coding sequence ATGAGAATCTTTGTAGTAGACGACGAACCGGAAATCAGAAAGTCCCTCAAGGATATTTTGGAAGACGAGAGCTACGAAGTGGAGCATTTCTCTTCGGGCAAAAATTTTTTAAAGCAACTCAAGATAGAAAGACCCAGTCTAGTTCTTTTGGACGTATGGCTTGGAAAAGAGGACGGGCTAAGCATTCTAGACGAATGCAAAAAAATCTATCCTACGGTTCCAGTTCTCATGATCTCCGGACACGGAACCATAGAATTAGCGGTCCAAGCCACCAAGAAAGGGGCGATGGACTTCTTAGAAAAGCCGCTCTCCATCGCCAAAGTATTGGAATCAGTAGAAGACGCTCTATTGCATTCCGAAAAATTCGAATCTCCCGAAATTAAATTGGAGAACGACGAGATCCTAGGAAATTCCCCGGCGATCCAAAAAGTAAAATTTTCCATCGCCCAGGCAGCCGCGACCAACGCTCGTGTTTTTATTTATGGGGAGAACGGAACCGGCAAGGAACTCGTTGCCCGCACAATCTTCAAAAATTCCAAACGCAAGGAACAGCCTTTCGTAGAAGTAAACTGTGCAGCGATTCCGGAAGATCTAATAGAATCCGAACTATTCGGTTATGTAAAAGGCGCTTTTACCGGAGCGACGGAGAACCGGATCGGAAAATTCGAAGCGGCAAACGGCGGGACTCTATTCTTAGATGAGATCTGCGATATGTCCTTGTCCACCCAAGCCAAGGTGCTTAGGATTTTGCAAGAGCAAAGATTCGAAAAATTAGGAAGCACCGAAAGAGTCTCCGTGGACGTTCGAATCATCGCGGCCACGAATATACCCGTAGAAGAAGCGATCCGGGACGGAAAGTTCCGGGAAGATCTATACTACAGATTGAATGTGATCCCGATTATCATTCCTCCTCTAAGGGATAGAAGATCGGATATTCCTCTACTCGTGGACCATTATGTGCGATTGACATTGGAAGAGAACCATCTTCCCACCAAAATTATAGAGAAAGAAGCGCTAAATCTCTTAGAGAGTCATTTCTGGCCGGGTAACGTAAGAGAACTTAAGAATGTGGTGGAAAGACTCTGTATTATGACCGTGGGAGAGGTTATACGCGCTCAGGATGTAAAGGATTCTCTCACCGGATTCCTAAAAGCGAACGATTTGGCGGAAAAAGGGGATCTAAAAAGAGCCAAAGAAGAATTCGAAAAACAGTATATTATAAAAACTTTGCAATTAAACGAAGGAAACGTCACTAAGACTTCCAAAGCTCTTGGAATAGAGCGCACCCATCTATATCGCAAAATGAAATCTTTAGGCATCCAGGCGGAAGATATTCATGAGTAA
- the rpsP gene encoding 30S ribosomal protein S16 produces the protein MVKIRLQRTGAKNNAHYRVVAADSRSPRDGKFIDILGHYHPAELKGQTTLNKEKILSWLGKGAQPTGTVLNLIKNEGIWAEFKQSVKK, from the coding sequence TTGGTTAAGATCAGACTACAAAGAACCGGTGCCAAGAATAACGCTCACTACCGCGTAGTGGCTGCTGATAGCAGATCCCCTAGAGACGGTAAATTCATCGATATTCTGGGACATTACCATCCGGCGGAACTCAAAGGGCAGACCACTCTGAACAAGGAAAAGATTCTTTCCTGGCTCGGAAAAGGCGCTCAACCTACCGGAACCGTTCTGAACCTTATTAAAAACGAGGGAATCTGGGCGGAATTCAAGCAATCAGTGAAGAAGTAA
- a CDS encoding PASTA domain-containing protein produces the protein MTKEELRTKYLPAGGYFFFIAFGLVVFFIAAFLVVFIRTKSATMVVMPDVVGKPYNEVHNELVRLQLKVRLESKRYPDKTDGIIIYQSIRPGREIEAGSKVSLTVNVGLDRLIMPDVKGQSLASTKNSLEKVLSGETYVSMTIGGITYVEAKEGELPDVVVDQIPEAGKNTTAAEKVFLLVTKSPAKKKEGEAPQTLDFKPGDSFVFAQRTLARAGIPSRAEVLPTKFRPDSGKIESVQKIGNEYQFKVFYFEPEDRVESGYESFEYKIPENGTYKLLVKDQNDDSKQTEISAPTQYKEGDRIQTVFYRAGDVTLVLLDQSGSKVKSKDYENEF, from the coding sequence GTGACTAAGGAAGAACTCCGCACCAAATATCTCCCTGCAGGGGGATACTTTTTTTTCATCGCATTCGGCTTGGTCGTTTTTTTCATCGCAGCCTTCTTGGTGGTCTTCATCCGAACCAAAAGCGCTACTATGGTGGTCATGCCGGACGTAGTAGGTAAACCCTATAACGAAGTCCATAACGAATTAGTAAGACTCCAATTAAAGGTCCGCCTCGAATCCAAAAGATATCCCGATAAGACCGACGGAATCATCATCTACCAATCCATTCGTCCCGGAAGGGAAATCGAAGCCGGTTCCAAAGTTTCTCTCACAGTAAACGTCGGGTTAGACCGACTCATCATGCCGGACGTAAAGGGACAATCCTTGGCATCCACAAAGAATTCCCTAGAAAAAGTCCTTTCCGGAGAGACCTACGTTTCCATGACGATAGGCGGAATCACATATGTGGAAGCGAAGGAAGGCGAGCTACCCGACGTTGTGGTGGATCAAATTCCCGAGGCCGGTAAGAATACTACCGCGGCCGAAAAAGTATTTTTATTAGTAACTAAATCCCCAGCAAAGAAAAAGGAGGGCGAGGCCCCCCAGACCCTGGACTTTAAGCCTGGAGATTCCTTTGTTTTCGCTCAAAGGACATTGGCGAGAGCGGGGATTCCTTCCAGAGCGGAAGTACTTCCTACTAAATTCCGTCCCGATTCGGGTAAGATAGAATCCGTACAAAAGATCGGGAACGAATACCAATTCAAGGTTTTCTATTTCGAACCGGAAGACAGAGTCGAAAGCGGATACGAAAGCTTCGAGTACAAGATCCCGGAAAACGGAACCTACAAGCTCTTAGTGAAGGACCAAAACGACGATTCCAAACAAACGGAAATCTCCGCTCCCACGCAATACAAAGAGGGAGATAGGATCCAGACCGTATTTTATAGAGCCGGAGACGTTACTCTTGTTCTACTGGACCAAAGCGGATCTAAAGTAAAATCCAAAGATTACGAGAACGAATTTTGA
- a CDS encoding LIC_11548 family sensor histidine kinase, with protein MSLFPFRNEENRYYFRDLFILSGVILFGIFLAELIHFRQNSDFHFVDRILVYFYYTVPLFILFLALSYFYRNKRNLETGRLKSSIRYRLSLSFLFVAILPSIPIFFLSSNIIGKVFEGFYGLDIAQALDSGDYFIRKELAGEKRDLIEKAKLLRNLVLQERPNAHVLTERSNQLDLISNPNYYVGWHENHTLMLESRTLKIPMTDAGQFIDSEEEGIQENINVQPNSAYYLLKIQAKDPSKYLILGKRIFSGEEEKAYALWNTRRNYLAANLAKEKLPYEIRLTVSLITIFTFLLSIIFSLVFARKISRPIIDLANATQKVSLGDTDINLPLTEGGEIGALVESFNQMVKDLKSKNEELMHSQRIAAWKEVAQRMAHEIKNPLTPIQLSAERIRRKLNASVPENFQEIVTKGTETIIGQVKILEHLVNEFSEFARMPAPRLINQHLEPVVLESAKLFEHSPGIQIELNLGKNLPEIFLDKKLFQGIMNNLFKNAVEAIEKRKAKEESTSLVGKIRITTKLDRRIMRRSVVLLVEDNGIGISPDYRSKVFEPYYSTKDEHTSGIGLAIVQKTVIDHNGHISVDSSELGGCKFRIELPVA; from the coding sequence TTATTATACGGTCCCTCTATTCATTCTTTTCTTGGCTCTTTCCTACTTTTATAGGAATAAACGTAATCTGGAAACGGGCAGACTCAAGAGCTCGATACGGTATAGACTTTCTCTTTCCTTTCTATTCGTAGCGATACTTCCTTCGATTCCCATCTTCTTTCTTTCTTCCAATATAATCGGTAAGGTGTTCGAAGGATTCTACGGCTTGGATATCGCCCAAGCCTTGGATTCGGGAGATTATTTCATTCGCAAGGAATTAGCGGGAGAAAAAAGGGATTTGATAGAAAAGGCGAAACTTTTGCGCAATCTAGTCCTCCAAGAACGTCCGAACGCGCATGTATTGACCGAAAGATCCAACCAACTGGACCTCATCTCGAATCCGAACTATTATGTGGGATGGCATGAAAATCATACTCTCATGTTGGAGAGTCGCACCTTAAAGATCCCCATGACAGATGCCGGCCAATTCATTGATTCCGAGGAGGAAGGAATCCAAGAGAATATCAATGTGCAACCCAATTCCGCCTATTATCTTTTAAAGATACAGGCAAAGGATCCGAGTAAATATTTGATTCTGGGAAAACGTATTTTTTCGGGAGAAGAAGAGAAGGCCTATGCTCTCTGGAACACTCGTAGAAACTATCTAGCTGCGAATCTTGCGAAAGAAAAACTTCCTTACGAAATCCGCCTTACGGTGAGTCTCATTACTATCTTTACCTTTTTATTATCCATCATATTCTCTCTGGTATTTGCGCGAAAAATTTCCAGACCCATCATAGATCTCGCGAACGCCACCCAAAAAGTTTCCTTAGGCGATACGGATATCAATCTTCCGTTAACCGAAGGAGGGGAGATCGGAGCCTTGGTCGAGTCCTTCAATCAGATGGTCAAGGATCTCAAATCCAAGAACGAAGAATTGATGCATTCCCAAAGAATCGCCGCCTGGAAAGAAGTCGCTCAGAGAATGGCTCACGAAATCAAGAATCCTCTCACGCCTATCCAATTGTCAGCGGAGAGAATCCGTAGAAAATTGAATGCTAGCGTTCCTGAAAATTTCCAAGAGATCGTCACAAAAGGAACGGAGACGATCATAGGACAGGTAAAAATTTTAGAACATCTGGTGAACGAATTCTCCGAATTCGCGAGAATGCCGGCACCTAGACTCATTAACCAACACTTGGAACCTGTCGTTTTAGAAAGCGCAAAATTATTCGAACATTCTCCCGGAATCCAAATCGAATTGAACCTCGGCAAAAATCTCCCGGAAATTTTTCTGGATAAGAAACTATTCCAAGGAATCATGAATAATCTCTTCAAGAACGCGGTCGAAGCCATAGAAAAGAGAAAAGCAAAGGAAGAGTCTACTTCTTTAGTAGGAAAAATCCGCATCACTACGAAACTAGACAGAAGGATCATGAGAAGATCCGTGGTGCTACTCGTAGAAGATAACGGGATCGGCATTTCGCCCGATTATAGATCCAAAGTATTCGAACCTTATTATTCCACTAAGGACGAGCACACCTCCGGAATCGGCCTTGCAATCGTTCAGAAAACTGTGATTGACCATAACGGTCATATTTCCGTAGATTCGTCTGAGCTGGGCGGATGCAAATTCCGGATCGAACTCCCTGTAGCCTGA
- the rpe gene encoding ribulose-phosphate 3-epimerase, which yields MKISASILATQLSGLANIVPSFKKEGIDLVHMDVMDGNFVPQISFGEAINKEVKAMTSIPLDVHLMVEKPENHVHKYYELAPYCITFHAETTRFPIRLAQEIKKNGTKVGVSLNPGTPVVVLETLLPYIDLVLIMTVEPGFYGQKFVDGGMDKIRKVKSLISSYPIELEVDGGVNDSNIQELSQAGVDICVVGAGLFKTGDPSENGIRLKKIAAEASR from the coding sequence TTGAAAATATCTGCCTCTATTCTCGCCACACAACTCAGCGGACTGGCGAATATCGTCCCAAGCTTTAAGAAAGAAGGGATCGATCTGGTTCATATGGACGTAATGGACGGAAATTTCGTCCCCCAGATCAGCTTCGGAGAAGCTATCAACAAGGAAGTTAAAGCAATGACTTCCATCCCTCTGGATGTGCATTTGATGGTGGAGAAGCCGGAGAATCACGTTCATAAATACTATGAACTAGCTCCTTACTGTATTACGTTCCATGCGGAAACCACACGTTTCCCGATTCGTCTGGCCCAAGAAATCAAGAAGAATGGGACCAAAGTTGGAGTCTCCTTGAATCCGGGAACCCCAGTAGTAGTCTTAGAGACTCTTCTTCCTTATATCGATTTAGTCCTCATTATGACTGTAGAGCCGGGCTTTTACGGCCAAAAGTTCGTGGATGGGGGAATGGACAAGATCCGCAAGGTCAAGTCTCTCATCTCTTCTTATCCGATCGAATTGGAAGTGGATGGGGGAGTCAACGATAGCAATATCCAGGAACTTTCCCAAGCGGGAGTGGATATCTGCGTCGTAGGGGCGGGGCTTTTTAAAACCGGAGATCCGAGCGAAAACGGAATCCGTCTGAAAAAGATCGCAGCCGAAGCTTCCCGTTAA
- the fmt gene encoding methionyl-tRNA formyltransferase — protein sequence MRIAFFGTPEPSAALLQSLIQEPEIQIDFVVTNPDRPKGRSKTPVPSPVKTVALEAGLPVFQYESIKKEKETALMDFSAFQPDLYVVFAYGSILPKEIYSQPRFGSINLHGSILPDLRGASPIQTALWKGYSESGISIQYLGEKMDEGDIIHISKVPVDIEDDTGSLMQKITHAGIESIIPLLKGNRENPFPAIPQDHSRATYCTKIQPEDRTLDMNLPALDIHNRIRALSPEIGAVCKFREKRMVLWKTRPSEFSDSSLEPGRLKRMDKKALIFQCGDGRFLEILSVQPENKNKMNVSDFLNGFRITDEDRFE from the coding sequence ATGAGAATCGCATTTTTCGGAACCCCCGAACCTTCCGCCGCTCTACTCCAATCGCTGATCCAAGAACCGGAGATCCAAATCGACTTCGTGGTGACGAATCCGGATCGTCCCAAAGGAAGAAGTAAAACGCCTGTACCGAGTCCTGTAAAGACTGTGGCCTTGGAAGCGGGCCTTCCCGTTTTTCAGTATGAATCCATCAAAAAAGAGAAGGAGACCGCTCTCATGGATTTTTCCGCGTTCCAACCGGATTTATATGTGGTCTTCGCTTACGGTTCCATTCTTCCCAAGGAAATCTATTCCCAGCCAAGATTCGGATCCATCAATCTACACGGTTCCATTCTTCCCGATTTGAGAGGAGCATCCCCCATCCAAACAGCGCTCTGGAAAGGATACTCGGAGTCCGGAATCAGCATACAATACCTGGGAGAGAAAATGGACGAGGGCGATATCATCCATATCTCCAAAGTCCCGGTGGATATCGAAGACGATACCGGGTCCCTGATGCAAAAGATCACCCACGCAGGAATCGAATCCATAATCCCTTTATTGAAAGGAAATCGAGAGAATCCATTTCCGGCGATCCCCCAAGACCATAGCAGGGCTACCTACTGCACGAAAATACAACCTGAAGATCGGACCTTAGATATGAATCTTCCTGCCCTGGATATACACAATCGGATCCGGGCATTGAGTCCGGAAATCGGAGCTGTTTGCAAATTTAGAGAAAAGAGAATGGTTCTCTGGAAAACGAGACCGTCCGAATTTTCCGATTCCTCGCTTGAGCCCGGCAGATTGAAACGAATGGACAAAAAGGCCCTTATTTTCCAGTGTGGAGATGGCCGTTTCCTGGAAATACTTTCCGTGCAACCGGAAAACAAAAACAAAATGAATGTTTCCGATTTTCTAAACGGTTTCCGAATTACGGATGAGGATCGTTTCGAGTGA
- a CDS encoding ribonuclease HII, translating into MPTASFEPEELRLYKNNIPCGVDEAGRGPYAGPLSVGLVSFSPEVLNEIQEGRVLKGLNDSKKLSENKRESLYSEILEIAQTVSHAFLSHTYIDRFGINRAVLEGILKCYRKAIPGPIEKEEKGILLLIDGNYNFSRYKESEVLASQSYYYKKGDSRIASIAAASIIAKVKRDRFMKGIAAKFPGYGFESHKGYGSSSHEEAIRNLGISRIHRRSFTKKFHAPDSSQSYRTE; encoded by the coding sequence TTGCCTACTGCATCCTTTGAACCGGAAGAACTCCGCTTATATAAAAATAATATTCCTTGCGGGGTCGACGAGGCCGGAAGAGGTCCCTATGCCGGGCCTCTATCGGTAGGACTCGTGTCCTTCTCCCCGGAAGTGTTAAACGAAATCCAAGAAGGTAGAGTTTTAAAAGGTTTGAACGATTCCAAAAAGCTTTCGGAGAACAAACGAGAATCCCTATATTCCGAAATCTTGGAGATCGCCCAAACGGTTTCCCATGCATTCTTATCCCATACGTATATAGATCGATTCGGAATCAACCGAGCGGTCCTGGAAGGAATCCTCAAATGTTATAGAAAGGCGATACCGGGACCGATAGAAAAAGAAGAGAAAGGGATTCTACTCTTGATAGACGGGAACTATAACTTTTCCCGTTATAAAGAGTCGGAAGTTCTTGCTTCCCAGTCTTATTATTATAAGAAAGGGGACTCGCGAATCGCAAGCATCGCCGCCGCTTCAATCATAGCCAAGGTCAAAAGAGACCGGTTCATGAAGGGGATTGCGGCAAAATTTCCCGGTTACGGTTTCGAATCGCATAAGGGATACGGAAGTTCTTCCCACGAGGAAGCGATTCGCAATCTGGGAATTTCCAGAATCCACAGAAGATCTTTTACGAAAAAATTTCATGCTCCCGATTCCTCCCAGTCCTATAGAACCGAATAA
- the rimM gene encoding ribosome maturation factor RimM (Essential for efficient processing of 16S rRNA), producing the protein MTETRILTGKLGKPFGLKGLLRLVAQDSAVPQLKFPVPARIEFPGREAKEVQILRVQIQSGRIHLQLEGITTPEAASSLTGGNLYIERSYFPKSKGEEYYLFELKGLKAVSEKGEELDWVLTDIIENPAHSILVFQKEDSEILVPYVEKHIGKVLLEEGKIQIKAPEDWNEV; encoded by the coding sequence TTGACTGAAACTCGCATCCTAACCGGCAAACTAGGTAAACCCTTCGGACTGAAGGGTTTACTGCGTTTAGTGGCCCAGGATAGCGCAGTCCCCCAACTGAAATTCCCCGTTCCCGCTCGTATCGAATTCCCAGGCAGGGAAGCAAAAGAAGTCCAAATACTACGCGTGCAAATCCAGTCGGGACGGATCCATCTGCAATTAGAAGGAATCACGACACCGGAAGCGGCCTCTTCCTTAACCGGCGGAAATCTATATATAGAACGTTCTTACTTTCCTAAGTCCAAAGGAGAAGAATACTATCTCTTCGAATTAAAAGGCCTGAAAGCGGTGAGCGAAAAGGGAGAAGAATTGGACTGGGTGCTCACGGATATTATTGAAAATCCGGCACATTCCATTCTAGTCTTTCAAAAAGAGGACTCCGAGATTCTTGTTCCTTACGTGGAAAAGCATATCGGAAAGGTCCTTCTAGAAGAGGGTAAAATCCAAATCAAGGCCCCGGAAGATTGGAATGAAGTTTAA